The following are encoded in a window of Neomicrococcus lactis genomic DNA:
- the lspA gene encoding signal peptidase II, producing MNDAASAAEAVKPERKYSRGRLVTLALSLAVIAYAADQLTKWWVETNMYEGEVIPVIPPILNWYFIRNPGAAFSIGTEFTWVFSLLMAFVFVLVLFLLRKLGSLWWAVALGGLLGGVAGNLTDRLFRPPSFLNGHVVDFISVPNFAIFNIADSFIVCSMIGVCLLMFVGRKIDGSKESEHDDAASASVEGSGEAGRD from the coding sequence ATGAATGACGCCGCATCTGCCGCTGAGGCAGTGAAGCCGGAGCGCAAGTACTCGCGGGGACGCTTGGTGACGCTGGCGCTAAGCCTTGCTGTGATCGCGTATGCGGCGGATCAGCTCACCAAGTGGTGGGTGGAGACCAACATGTATGAGGGCGAAGTGATCCCTGTGATCCCGCCGATTCTGAACTGGTACTTCATTCGTAACCCTGGGGCCGCGTTCTCTATTGGAACCGAGTTCACGTGGGTCTTTTCCTTGTTGATGGCGTTCGTGTTTGTGCTGGTGCTCTTCTTGCTCCGCAAACTGGGCTCGTTGTGGTGGGCTGTTGCTCTTGGCGGTCTGCTGGGTGGCGTTGCTGGCAACCTCACGGACCGTCTCTTCCGCCCGCCGTCGTTCCTCAACGGTCACGTAGTGGACTTCATTTCCGTCCCGAACTTCGCCATTTTCAATATTGCTGACTCTTTCATTGTGTGTTCCATGATCGGCGTGTGCTTGCTGATGTTCGTGGGGCGCAAGATTGATGGGTCAAAAGAATCTGAGCACGACGACGCCGCCTCGGCTTCCGTCGAGGGTTCCGGCGAGGCAGGGCGCGACTAA
- a CDS encoding RluA family pseudouridine synthase — MREDFVADDDAVGLRADAFLSSQLGVSRGEAAQWCTEGWVTVSGHPIAKSRKVRRGDVIQVNAPERIDPMAVKVETVQELKILGEDPDFVVIDKPVGVAAHPSPGWVGPTVVGALAGAGYRISTSGSPERQGIVHRLDVGTSGVMVVAQTERGYTALKRAFKERTPTKIYHAVVQGLPEPLKGTIDAPIGRHPNHSWKFAVLEDGRNAVTHYEVLEAFGAASLVEVHLETGRTHQIRVHFSALKHPCAGDQTYGADPRLAAELGLVRQWLHAHKLGFPHPVTGEFVEFVSEYPADLRHALELLRDGAH, encoded by the coding sequence ATTCGTGAAGATTTCGTCGCCGATGACGACGCCGTAGGGTTGCGCGCCGACGCCTTCCTTTCGTCGCAGCTCGGTGTTTCTCGCGGCGAGGCCGCGCAGTGGTGCACTGAAGGATGGGTGACCGTCTCGGGGCACCCGATCGCGAAGTCCCGCAAGGTTCGCCGCGGTGACGTGATTCAGGTGAATGCACCCGAACGAATTGACCCAATGGCAGTGAAAGTGGAGACCGTGCAGGAACTCAAGATCTTGGGCGAAGACCCGGACTTCGTTGTCATCGATAAGCCAGTTGGCGTCGCCGCTCATCCCAGCCCAGGCTGGGTTGGGCCTACCGTGGTGGGTGCGCTGGCTGGTGCTGGATACCGCATCTCCACTTCGGGTAGCCCGGAGCGTCAGGGGATTGTGCACCGTCTGGATGTCGGCACGTCTGGCGTCATGGTGGTTGCTCAAACCGAACGTGGATACACCGCGTTGAAGCGCGCGTTCAAGGAACGAACGCCGACCAAGATTTACCACGCCGTCGTACAGGGATTGCCCGAGCCGCTCAAGGGAACCATCGATGCCCCGATCGGCCGCCATCCCAATCATTCGTGGAAGTTCGCCGTCTTGGAAGACGGCCGGAATGCGGTGACGCACTATGAGGTCCTCGAGGCTTTTGGGGCCGCCTCCCTCGTGGAAGTGCATTTGGAGACGGGGCGTACTCACCAAATCCGCGTGCACTTTTCCGCGCTCAAGCACCCGTGTGCCGGAGATCAGACTTATGGGGCGGACCCTCGTTTGGCGGCCGAGCTTGGCCTGGTGCGGCAGTGGCTGCACGCGCACAAGCTCGGCTTCCCGCACCCGGTGACGGGGGAGTTCGTGGAGTTCGTCAGCGAGTATCCGGCTGATCTGCGACACGCCCTGGAGCTCTTGCGAGACGGCGCTCACTAG